In Rhinatrema bivittatum chromosome 17, aRhiBiv1.1, whole genome shotgun sequence, one genomic interval encodes:
- the CRY2 gene encoding cryptochrome-2 isoform X3 — protein MCSQDSSRIIELNDQKPPLTYKRFQAIISRMELPRQPVCSITEPQMETCKAEIQQNHDETYGVPSLEELGFCTEGLGPAVWRGGETEALARLDKHLERKAWVANYERPRMNANSLLASPTGLSPYLRFGCLSCRLFYYRLRDLYKKVKRSSLPPLSLYGQLLWREFFYTAATNNSKFDRMEGNPICVQIPWDKNPEALAKWAEGKTGFPWIDAIMTQLRQEGWIHHLARHAVACFLTRGDLWNSWESGVRVFDELLLDADFSVNAGSWMWLSCSAFFQQFFHCYCPVGFGRRTDPSGDYVRRYLPKLKAFPSRYIYEPWNAPEALQKAAKCIIGVDYPKPVVNHAEASRLNIERMKQVYQQLSHYRGLCMLASVPSSSQELSNPLAGSASGQGGTIGAGEEGPVQGCVVSIRAPRSPSCFIMPAPRLPHGAQTSPRRKDEGTEDLKSEDRFKRTKVTNLPIPEFPAKDL, from the exons AATAATTGAGCTCAATGATCAGAAGCCACCCTTGACATACAAACGCTTCCAAGCCATCATCAGTCGCATGGAACTACCCAGGCAGCCTGTCTGCAGCATCACAGAGCCACAGATGGAGACCTGCaaggcagagattcagcagaacCATGATGAAACATATGGGGTGCCATCTTTGGAGGAGCTGG GGTTTTGTACTGAAGGACTGGGTCCAGCCGTATGGCGTGGCGGAGAGACTGAGGCTTTGGCACGACTTGATAAGCACTTGGAACGAAAG GCTTGGGTTGCCAACTACGAGAGACCAAGGATGAATGCCAACTCCCTGCTGGCTAGTCCTACAGGGCTGAGTCCTTACCTGAGATTTGGCTGCTTATCCTGTAGATTATTTTATTACCGGCTTCGAGACCTTTATAAGAAG GTGAAGCGGAGCAGTTTACCACCTCTCTCACTCTACGGTCAGCTCCTGTGGCGCGAGTTTTTTTACACAGCTGCCACCAATAACTCCAAATTTGATCGGATGGAAGGGAATCCGATCTGTGTCCAGATCCCCTGGGATAAGAACCCAGAAGCCTTAGCTAAGTGGGCAGAAGGCAAAACTGGCTTCCCTTGGATTGACGCCATCATGACCCAGCTCAGGCAGGAGGGTTGGATCCATCACTTAGCCAGGCATGCTGTGGCCTGCTTCCTGACCAGGGGAGATCTCTGGAACAGCTGGGAGTCTGGCGTCCGA GTATTTGATGAGCTCTTACTGGATGCAGATTTCAGTGTGAATGCAGGGAGCTGGATGTGGCTCTCCTGTAGTGCCTTCTTCCAACAGTTCTTCCACTGCTATTGCCCTGTGGGTTTCGGACGTCGAACTGACCCCAGTGGTGATTATGTAAG ACGGTACCTGCCAAAGCTGAAGGCTTTCCCCTCCAGGTACATTTATGaaccctggaacgcccctgaggCGCTACAGAAAGCAGCCAAATGCATCATCGGTGTGGACTATCCCAAGCCCGTAGTGAATCACGCAGAAGCGAGCCGGCTGAACATCGAGCGCATGAAGCAGGTCTATCAGCAGCTGTCGCACTACAGGGGCTTGT GTATGCTGGCGTCTGTCCCCTCCTCTTCCCAGGAGCTCAGTAATCCTCTCGCAGGCTCTGCCTCGGGCCAGGGCGGCACCATCGGGGCAGGTGAGGAGGGTCCTGTCCAGGGATGCGTAGTTTCCATAAGGGCTCCACGTTCTCCATCCTGCTTCATTATGCCAG CTCCAAGGTTACCGCACGGTGCTCAGACCTCTCCCAGGCGGAAGGACGAGGGCACAGAGGATTTGAAGAGTGAAGACAGATTTAAAAGAACCAAAGTCACAAATTTGCCCATTCCAGAGTTTCCTGCCAAGGACTTATAA